The Haloarchaeobius amylolyticus genome window below encodes:
- a CDS encoding ubiquitin-like small modifier protein 1: MNVELRFFANFREAVGQKTIARRYDESDTVGDVLAALEAEFGGLEGELLEDGEIRPQLSVLKNGRDVVHMDGPATTLADGDTLSVFPPVAGG; encoded by the coding sequence ATGAACGTCGAGTTGCGGTTCTTCGCTAACTTCCGCGAGGCGGTCGGCCAGAAGACCATCGCGCGGAGGTACGACGAATCCGACACCGTCGGTGACGTGCTGGCCGCGCTCGAAGCCGAGTTCGGGGGGCTGGAAGGCGAGCTCCTCGAGGACGGCGAGATTCGCCCACAGCTCAGCGTCCTGAAGAACGGGCGGGACGTGGTCCACATGGATGGCCCGGCGACCACCCTCGCGGACGGGGACACACTGTCCGTCTTCCCGCCGGTCGCAGGTGGCTGA
- a CDS encoding vanadium-dependent haloperoxidase, producing the protein MSSSRRTERTSTAPGVGRRTVLAGLGALTLLGGVVGAKPGKSNGSKNAGAVGGGGGTTTTTAIAQNTLKQRLTKVYQFRQQTAHDDIMPPQPPAQVNNGDHELGSWAVYGKGLLHDTPSGSGSGIMWFPDRDAQTTMIEQTTGGEEYAFSLGGVRGQVNPASATSYGLEGADWFDVTIPPAPSMTGDETAAELVELYWQSLLRDVPFAVYDDESLADGDVKDLLETAAAELDSLSGYRGPTGLVGDRSRLFRGTLPGSTVGPHVSQFLLQPVPRTRGLLQDQKYRLAPEIDYMQSVSDWLAVQQGDLPTIPSLQGRPRGYIHDGRGLSTAVHFDAIYELPHAAALVLLGENLSGPLHENLRAALNPGEEGFVDFGVGDVLEMVASVSRPALHAAWVQKWHVHRRPRPEYVGGVVNALKQGVVSTADYPLHEDVLNSVALLVARNESPHDTYLLSQAFPEGSPTHPAYPAGHSTFAAACVTVLKAYFDEDATFGSGHLPAPVYSPDGSTLEPYTAEPLTVGGELNKLTDNIAIGRNWAGIHYRTDATGGYELGENIAIASLLDRARSYSDDYPDFPGFTFTKFDGETVVTITADGVTTEPKN; encoded by the coding sequence ATGAGTTCATCCAGACGTACTGAGAGGACATCGACGGCGCCCGGTGTCGGGCGGCGGACCGTGCTCGCGGGGCTCGGGGCGCTGACCCTCCTCGGCGGAGTCGTCGGTGCGAAACCGGGGAAATCGAACGGTTCGAAGAACGCAGGCGCGGTCGGGGGTGGTGGGGGGACCACCACGACGACCGCCATCGCACAGAACACGTTGAAACAGCGGTTGACGAAGGTCTACCAGTTCCGCCAGCAGACGGCCCACGACGACATCATGCCGCCGCAGCCGCCGGCGCAGGTGAACAACGGCGACCACGAACTCGGGTCCTGGGCGGTGTACGGGAAGGGGCTGCTCCACGACACCCCGTCGGGCAGTGGAAGCGGCATCATGTGGTTCCCGGACCGGGACGCCCAGACGACCATGATCGAGCAGACGACCGGCGGCGAGGAGTACGCCTTCTCCCTGGGTGGTGTCAGGGGACAGGTGAACCCCGCGTCCGCCACGTCGTACGGGCTGGAGGGTGCGGACTGGTTCGACGTCACCATCCCGCCGGCTCCCTCGATGACCGGCGACGAGACGGCCGCGGAGCTGGTCGAACTCTACTGGCAGTCGCTCCTGCGTGACGTCCCCTTCGCGGTCTACGACGACGAGTCGCTGGCCGACGGCGACGTGAAGGACCTGCTGGAGACGGCCGCGGCCGAGCTCGACAGCCTGTCGGGGTATCGCGGCCCGACCGGCCTCGTCGGGGACCGGTCGCGCCTGTTCCGGGGGACGCTCCCGGGCAGCACCGTCGGCCCGCACGTCTCGCAGTTCCTGCTCCAGCCGGTCCCGCGGACGCGAGGGCTCCTGCAGGACCAGAAGTACCGCCTCGCGCCGGAGATCGACTACATGCAGTCGGTGTCGGACTGGCTCGCGGTCCAGCAGGGCGACCTGCCGACCATCCCGTCGCTCCAGGGTCGGCCACGGGGCTACATCCACGACGGGCGCGGGCTGTCGACGGCGGTCCACTTCGACGCCATCTACGAACTGCCCCACGCCGCGGCACTGGTCCTCCTCGGCGAGAACCTGTCCGGCCCCCTCCACGAGAACCTCCGTGCCGCGCTGAACCCCGGCGAGGAGGGGTTCGTCGACTTCGGCGTCGGCGACGTCCTGGAGATGGTCGCCTCGGTCTCGCGACCCGCGCTCCACGCGGCGTGGGTGCAGAAGTGGCACGTCCACCGGCGCCCGCGACCCGAGTACGTCGGCGGCGTCGTCAACGCGCTCAAGCAGGGCGTGGTGAGCACGGCCGACTACCCGCTCCACGAGGACGTGCTGAACTCGGTCGCGCTGCTGGTCGCCCGAAACGAGTCGCCACACGACACGTACCTGCTGTCCCAGGCCTTCCCGGAGGGGTCGCCGACCCACCCGGCCTACCCCGCCGGGCACTCGACCTTCGCCGCCGCCTGTGTCACGGTGCTGAAGGCGTACTTCGACGAGGACGCGACGTTCGGCTCCGGCCACCTGCCCGCGCCGGTGTACAGCCCGGACGGATCGACCCTCGAACCCTACACCGCCGAGCCCCTGACGGTCGGCGGCGAACTCAACAAGCTCACGGACAACATCGCCATCGGGCGCAACTGGGCCGGTATCCACTACCGGACCGACGCGACAGGGGGGTACGAACTCGGGGAGAACATCGCCATCGCCAGCCTGCTCGACCGGGCCCGGAGCTACAGCGACGACTACCCGGACTTCCCGGGGTTCACGTTCACGAAGTTCGACGGCGAGACGGTCGTCACCATCACGGCCGACGGCGTGACGACCGAACCGAAGAACTGA
- a CDS encoding GIY-YIG nuclease family protein: MSDSTGGTYTLLLELARDVTVEVGALGPVALDAGWYAYTGSAFGPGGFSRVDRHYELATGERDTRHWHVDYLLGHPAVSLRGDVRSVDADVECAVARRLDAVVPGFGCSDCDCESHLASAADRRALETQVQAAHDSVE, encoded by the coding sequence ATGAGCGACAGCACCGGCGGCACCTACACGCTCCTGCTCGAACTGGCCCGCGACGTGACCGTCGAGGTGGGCGCGCTCGGCCCGGTCGCCCTCGACGCGGGCTGGTACGCCTACACCGGCAGTGCGTTCGGTCCCGGCGGGTTCTCGCGGGTCGACCGCCACTACGAACTCGCGACCGGCGAGCGCGACACCCGACACTGGCACGTCGACTACCTGCTCGGCCACCCGGCGGTGTCGCTCCGGGGCGACGTGCGGTCGGTCGACGCCGACGTGGAGTGTGCGGTCGCGCGACGCCTCGACGCCGTGGTTCCCGGGTTCGGCTGTTCGGACTGCGACTGCGAGTCACACCTCGCGAGCGCCGCCGACCGGCGCGCACTCGAGACGCAGGTGCAGGCGGCTCACGACTCGGTCGAGTGA
- a CDS encoding GTP cyclohydrolase IIa, translating to MQWTLFQLDDYGPWTTTPQPRREMDLQALQSRVYATVAGAVDAVDGYVFPTRWDNMLAVTNGLDREGHERLQTRVRNRFPVSLSCGVGVAETPADAIADATTALQAAGSAQGERREALRGSFGDDTGDLTVAHFDVVDATGDYTDRYDAYSAHRAIRQGCDALADDMYDRHDALTFFVGGDNAIAVCPPGTTDFSATIDRVLERTGTRWRVGVGHGATAREAGGAAKHALETGRERAQAVVEAACD from the coding sequence ATGCAGTGGACGCTCTTCCAGCTCGACGACTACGGGCCGTGGACGACCACGCCCCAGCCCCGCCGCGAGATGGACCTCCAGGCGCTCCAGTCCCGCGTCTACGCGACCGTCGCCGGCGCCGTCGATGCGGTCGACGGCTACGTCTTCCCGACGCGCTGGGACAACATGCTCGCGGTCACGAACGGCCTCGACCGCGAGGGCCACGAACGCCTCCAGACCCGCGTTCGCAACCGCTTCCCCGTCAGCCTCAGCTGTGGCGTCGGCGTCGCCGAGACGCCCGCCGACGCCATCGCCGACGCGACGACGGCCCTCCAGGCCGCCGGGAGCGCACAGGGCGAGCGCCGCGAGGCCCTCCGTGGCTCGTTCGGCGACGACACCGGCGACCTGACCGTCGCCCACTTCGACGTGGTCGACGCGACCGGCGACTACACCGACCGGTACGACGCCTACTCGGCGCATCGGGCCATCCGCCAGGGCTGTGACGCGCTGGCCGACGACATGTACGACCGCCACGACGCGCTCACCTTCTTCGTCGGCGGCGACAACGCCATCGCGGTCTGTCCGCCCGGGACGACCGACTTCTCGGCGACCATCGACCGGGTGCTGGAACGGACCGGGACCCGCTGGCGCGTCGGCGTCGGCCACGGCGCGACCGCTCGCGAGGCCGGTGGCGCCGCCAAACACGCGCTGGAGACGGGACGAGAACGAGCCCAGGCCGTCGTCGAGGCGGCCTGCGACTGA
- a CDS encoding riboflavin synthase, whose protein sequence is MYTGLVAGTGTVLAAGPEREGYRLRIETDGHVAPDPGDSVAVQGVCLTADRVGDGWFEAFCSETTLAKTTLGDLDPGDAVNLESPVGAGDALDGHLVRGCVETTTEVLGVESTGAGWRYTLAVPADFAGYLVTEGPITVDGVSLTVAESTADTVTIAVIPATAERTTLGDTRPGDTVNLEADPVAKYVARQEAVA, encoded by the coding sequence GTGTACACAGGACTCGTCGCGGGTACCGGGACGGTGCTCGCCGCCGGACCCGAACGTGAGGGGTATCGACTACGAATCGAGACGGACGGCCACGTCGCGCCCGACCCGGGCGACAGCGTGGCCGTGCAGGGCGTCTGCCTCACCGCCGACCGCGTCGGCGACGGCTGGTTCGAGGCGTTCTGTTCCGAGACGACGCTCGCGAAGACCACCCTCGGGGACCTCGACCCGGGCGACGCGGTGAACCTGGAGTCGCCCGTGGGCGCCGGCGACGCGCTCGACGGCCACCTCGTCAGGGGGTGCGTGGAGACGACGACCGAGGTGCTCGGCGTCGAGTCGACGGGCGCCGGGTGGCGCTACACCCTCGCGGTCCCGGCCGACTTCGCGGGCTACCTCGTCACCGAGGGGCCCATCACCGTCGACGGCGTGAGCCTGACCGTGGCCGAGTCGACCGCGGACACGGTCACCATCGCCGTGATTCCGGCGACCGCCGAGCGGACGACGCTGGGTGACACCCGCCCCGGCGACACCGTCAACCTCGAAGCCGACCCGGTCGCGAAGTACGTCGCCAGACAGGAGGCGGTGGCCTGA
- a CDS encoding aldehyde ferredoxin oxidoreductase family protein, whose product MTDIGGFQDHVARVDLSSGEVNYEGIDDEDAKKYIGARGLGVKYVFEQGPDVDPLGPDNLLAFMNGPLTGTQTVMSGRIAVCTKSPLTNTVTDSHHGGWSGARLKWAGFDGLLFEGQADEPVYAVVEDGELELHDAGDLWGKTTHETRDVLEERHEGSYGKNMSIMAIGEGGENEVRYACIINEDDRASGRGGTGCVMGNKNLKAILIKSGTKMPKPKDPETFQQGHQQAMQAIQESDVTAPNEGGLSMYGTNVLMNITEEMDGLPTRNGRYTSTSSEAEADPSEPNIDSEKVSGENVRENILVDEPTCHSCPVACKKEVEVSYSHKGQDMNVRGESYEYESAFALGPNSMNDDRDSIAVMIDLCNQHGIDTIETGNMIAMAMEMTEEGKLDDLGEGVEWGDKEAMIDLITDIARRDGDLADLLAGGANHVAEEMDAHENSLAVKGETIPAYDPRCMKGMGIGYATSNRGACHLRGYTPSAEILGVPEKVDPYEWEGKGELTATFQDLHCISDSFDICKFNAFAEGIEEYVLQWNGITGLEWTEDDLLEAGERIYNLERYYNNLAGFDGDDDSLPDRFLEDGVRGQGASEGEYCELEEMKAEYYEHRGWVDGVVPDEKLDQLGIDIGPGTGVSAGDSPAPADD is encoded by the coding sequence ATGACAGACATCGGTGGCTTCCAGGACCACGTCGCACGGGTCGACCTGTCCTCGGGAGAGGTGAACTACGAGGGTATCGACGACGAAGACGCCAAGAAGTACATCGGGGCCCGCGGCCTCGGTGTCAAGTACGTCTTCGAACAAGGACCGGACGTGGACCCGCTCGGGCCGGACAACCTGCTCGCGTTCATGAACGGCCCCCTGACGGGAACACAGACGGTGATGAGCGGCCGCATCGCCGTCTGTACGAAATCGCCGCTGACGAACACCGTCACCGACAGCCACCACGGCGGCTGGTCGGGCGCACGCCTCAAGTGGGCCGGCTTCGACGGCCTCCTGTTCGAGGGGCAGGCCGACGAACCAGTGTACGCCGTCGTCGAGGACGGCGAACTCGAACTCCACGACGCCGGCGACCTCTGGGGCAAGACGACCCACGAGACGCGCGACGTCCTCGAGGAGCGCCACGAGGGGAGCTACGGCAAGAACATGTCCATCATGGCCATCGGGGAAGGCGGCGAGAACGAGGTGCGCTACGCCTGCATCATCAACGAGGACGACCGCGCCTCGGGCCGTGGCGGCACCGGCTGCGTGATGGGCAACAAGAACCTCAAGGCCATCCTCATCAAGTCGGGCACGAAGATGCCCAAGCCGAAGGACCCCGAGACCTTCCAGCAGGGTCACCAGCAGGCCATGCAGGCCATCCAGGAGTCCGACGTGACCGCCCCGAACGAGGGCGGACTCTCGATGTACGGGACCAACGTCCTGATGAACATCACCGAGGAGATGGACGGGCTTCCGACGAGAAACGGGAGATACACCTCGACGAGTTCCGAGGCCGAGGCGGACCCGAGCGAACCGAACATCGACTCGGAGAAGGTCTCGGGCGAGAACGTCCGCGAGAACATCCTCGTCGACGAACCGACGTGTCACTCCTGCCCGGTCGCGTGCAAGAAGGAGGTCGAGGTCTCGTACTCGCACAAGGGTCAGGACATGAACGTCCGCGGTGAGTCCTACGAGTACGAGTCGGCGTTCGCGCTCGGCCCGAACTCGATGAACGACGACCGCGACTCCATCGCCGTGATGATCGACCTCTGCAACCAGCACGGCATCGACACCATCGAGACGGGGAACATGATCGCGATGGCGATGGAGATGACCGAGGAGGGCAAGCTCGACGACCTCGGCGAGGGCGTCGAGTGGGGCGACAAGGAGGCGATGATCGACCTCATCACCGACATCGCCCGCCGCGACGGCGACCTCGCGGACCTGCTCGCCGGCGGCGCGAACCACGTCGCCGAGGAGATGGACGCCCACGAGAACTCGCTGGCGGTCAAGGGCGAGACCATCCCGGCCTACGACCCGCGCTGCATGAAGGGCATGGGCATCGGCTACGCGACCTCGAACCGCGGCGCCTGCCACCTGCGTGGCTACACGCCGTCGGCCGAGATCCTCGGCGTGCCCGAGAAGGTCGACCCCTACGAGTGGGAGGGCAAGGGCGAACTCACCGCCACCTTCCAGGACCTGCACTGCATCTCGGACTCCTTCGACATCTGCAAGTTCAACGCCTTCGCGGAGGGCATCGAGGAGTACGTCCTGCAGTGGAACGGCATCACCGGGCTCGAGTGGACCGAGGACGACCTGCTCGAGGCCGGCGAGCGCATCTACAACCTCGAACGCTACTACAACAACCTCGCCGGCTTCGATGGCGACGACGACTCGCTGCCGGACCGGTTCCTCGAGGACGGCGTCCGCGGCCAGGGCGCCAGCGAGGGCGAGTACTGCGAGCTCGAGGAGATGAAGGCCGAGTACTACGAGCACCGCGGCTGGGTCGACGGCGTCGTCCCGGACGAGAAGCTCGACCAACTCGGCATCGACATCGGCCCGGGCACCGGCGTCAGTGCGGGCGACTCGCCGGCCCCGGCGGACGACTGA
- a CDS encoding vanadium-dependent haloperoxidase has protein sequence MHSQGDDSRGISRRTVLAGLGAAGVLSGTGTAAAALPHGRDGDTGHRPVHTPGSKHDRMMATYRLRKDAARDHCLVGKPSEWNQNDDEAHFGTLACFTKALPHDADGIGDPDAYVTLVDALFGFESLADVPLAPGADRKLANPVAAGSYDITGPDSHALAMPPAPAFASDETAAEMVELYWQSLLRDLPFADYGTDPVAQAAAAELSTLPGYPGPTDAEGGVSTDLLFRGTLTGSEVGPHLSQFLYHDVPRGDGLSQPQVYRVAKEGTDYMTDWASWLAIQRGRAPATGDQYEDAPRALQTGRDLATYVHRDYVYQAYQDAALVLLGLGVPLGPAFPTSPTSGYFVDFGIADVLDAVVAVSHPALHAAWVQKWLVSRRLRPETYGGRVHDQLARGAAHGLPAALLDSAGLAASAAEHGTYLLSQAYPEGSPTHPSYPAGHAVLAGACVTVLKAYFDEDAPVPYADASPAGGPALTVRGELHKLADNMAIGRNWAGIHYRSDADDGYRLGEAVALGFLVDRAKTYDERYGFDGFRLTTFDGEPVRVGPDGITAA, from the coding sequence ATGCATTCACAGGGAGACGATTCACGGGGGATATCGCGCCGGACCGTCCTGGCCGGGCTCGGCGCGGCAGGGGTACTGAGCGGCACCGGAACGGCAGCAGCGGCGCTGCCCCACGGGCGAGACGGCGACACCGGCCACCGGCCGGTCCACACGCCGGGCTCGAAACACGACCGGATGATGGCGACCTACCGGCTCCGGAAGGACGCCGCCAGGGACCACTGTCTGGTCGGGAAACCGTCCGAGTGGAACCAGAACGACGACGAGGCGCACTTCGGGACGCTCGCCTGTTTCACCAAGGCGCTCCCGCACGACGCGGACGGCATCGGTGACCCGGACGCGTACGTGACGCTCGTCGACGCGCTCTTCGGGTTCGAGTCGCTGGCCGACGTACCACTCGCACCGGGGGCCGACCGGAAGCTAGCGAACCCGGTCGCGGCGGGGTCGTACGACATCACCGGCCCGGACTCGCACGCGCTGGCGATGCCGCCCGCGCCGGCGTTCGCCAGCGACGAGACGGCCGCAGAGATGGTCGAACTCTACTGGCAGTCGTTGCTTCGCGACCTGCCCTTCGCCGACTACGGGACCGACCCGGTCGCCCAGGCCGCCGCGGCCGAACTCTCGACGCTCCCGGGCTACCCGGGACCGACCGACGCCGAGGGGGGCGTCTCGACCGACCTGCTGTTCCGGGGGACGCTCACCGGGAGCGAGGTCGGCCCGCACCTCTCGCAGTTCCTCTACCACGACGTGCCCCGCGGTGACGGGCTCTCCCAGCCGCAGGTCTACCGGGTGGCGAAGGAGGGGACCGACTACATGACCGACTGGGCGTCGTGGCTGGCCATCCAGCGCGGGCGCGCCCCCGCCACCGGCGACCAGTACGAGGACGCCCCGCGGGCGCTCCAGACCGGGCGCGACCTCGCGACCTACGTCCACCGGGACTACGTCTACCAGGCGTACCAGGACGCCGCGCTCGTCCTGCTCGGCCTCGGGGTCCCCCTCGGGCCGGCGTTCCCGACCTCGCCGACCTCGGGCTACTTCGTCGACTTCGGCATCGCCGACGTGCTCGACGCGGTCGTCGCGGTGAGCCACCCGGCCCTGCACGCGGCCTGGGTCCAGAAGTGGCTCGTGAGCCGCCGGCTCCGCCCCGAGACCTACGGCGGGCGGGTCCACGACCAGCTCGCCCGTGGGGCGGCTCACGGCCTGCCAGCGGCCCTGCTCGACTCGGCCGGCCTCGCCGCCTCGGCCGCGGAACACGGCACCTACCTGCTCTCGCAGGCGTACCCCGAGGGCTCCCCGACGCACCCCTCCTACCCGGCCGGGCACGCGGTCCTGGCGGGTGCCTGCGTCACGGTGCTGAAGGCGTACTTCGACGAGGACGCGCCGGTCCCCTACGCCGACGCGAGCCCGGCGGGCGGCCCCGCCCTCACGGTCCGCGGCGAGTTGCACAAGCTCGCGGACAACATGGCCATCGGGCGCAACTGGGCCGGCATCCACTACCGCTCCGACGCCGACGACGGCTACCGCCTCGGCGAGGCGGTCGCCCTCGGCTTCCTCGTCGACCGCGCGAAGACCTACGACGAGCGCTACGGGTTCGACGGGTTCAGGCTGACCACCTTCGACGGGGAACCGGTCCGCGTCGGCCCGGACGGTATCACGGCTGCCTGA
- the arcS gene encoding archaeosine synthase subunit alpha, translated as MTEYFEVHERDGAARRAELRLSEPVTTPALVDDVVADAGSLWPGERELPEGDESTLTILPHRGLPAGTADEVQDSFKVDYPEVDFPSAVVVSTDTAEDHGADVYVLSDAQGSVGHGKGMKDAILAVKDAIPDDTGLYLSGVATPRNVAVLAYAGVDMFDEKQARAKGLKGEYLTTDDRYFLEDLDELPCACPACQTTREEFDRAACAEHNANALAAELSRVRRRIRDGRLRDYVEGQARQDQWLTALFRELDQQYGYLEARTPIYREADLDATTEDTLKRVEIQRFADRVTSRYTNRFDGHPLVLVPCSARKPYSESQSHRQYMEAVNFRGHMVSMTSPIGVVPQELETTYPAQHYDSVVTGSWTAGEREFVSAVLRRYLQRNDYPRVVAHLPEDYRPIVEAVEDDVELDIEYTVEDHPTTSASLSNLRDALDGELKYSKREREHNTVRAIADYQFGDGAGDTVFGDFQTTSRYPKIQVRDPEGTQLATQVPNYGTLSLTLEGAKRWDESDVPTKRVEIDGFVPHGSVLAPGVIDADEDIRVGDEVVIEGPKAFGIGRAQMHGEAMVESTRGEASSVRHVEET; from the coding sequence ATGACCGAGTACTTCGAGGTTCACGAGCGCGACGGGGCGGCCCGACGGGCGGAGCTCCGCCTGTCCGAGCCGGTCACGACGCCGGCGCTCGTGGACGACGTGGTCGCGGACGCCGGGAGCCTCTGGCCCGGCGAGCGCGAGCTGCCGGAGGGCGACGAGTCGACACTGACCATCCTGCCACACCGCGGCCTGCCGGCGGGGACCGCCGACGAGGTCCAGGACTCGTTCAAGGTGGACTACCCTGAAGTCGACTTCCCGAGCGCGGTCGTCGTCTCGACCGACACGGCCGAGGACCACGGCGCGGACGTGTACGTCCTCTCCGACGCCCAGGGGTCGGTCGGCCACGGGAAGGGCATGAAAGACGCCATCCTGGCCGTCAAGGACGCGATTCCGGACGATACCGGCCTCTACCTCTCCGGCGTCGCCACGCCCCGGAACGTCGCCGTCCTGGCCTACGCTGGCGTGGACATGTTCGACGAGAAGCAGGCCCGCGCGAAGGGCCTGAAGGGCGAGTACCTGACGACCGACGACCGGTACTTCCTCGAGGACCTCGACGAACTCCCCTGTGCCTGCCCGGCGTGTCAGACCACCCGCGAGGAGTTCGACCGGGCCGCCTGCGCCGAGCACAACGCGAACGCGCTCGCGGCCGAACTCTCGCGGGTCCGCCGGCGCATCCGCGACGGTCGCCTGCGCGACTACGTCGAGGGGCAGGCCCGCCAGGACCAGTGGCTCACGGCGCTGTTCCGCGAACTCGACCAGCAGTACGGCTACCTCGAGGCGCGCACGCCCATCTACCGCGAGGCCGACCTCGACGCGACCACCGAGGACACGCTCAAGCGCGTCGAGATCCAGCGCTTCGCGGACCGCGTGACCTCCCGGTACACCAACCGCTTCGACGGGCACCCGCTCGTGCTCGTGCCGTGTTCGGCCCGCAAGCCCTACAGCGAGTCCCAGAGCCACCGCCAGTACATGGAGGCGGTGAACTTCCGCGGGCACATGGTGTCGATGACCTCGCCCATCGGCGTCGTCCCGCAGGAACTGGAGACGACCTACCCGGCCCAGCACTACGACTCGGTCGTGACCGGGTCGTGGACCGCCGGCGAGCGCGAGTTCGTCTCGGCGGTCCTCCGCCGGTACCTCCAGCGCAACGACTACCCGCGGGTCGTCGCCCACCTGCCCGAGGACTACCGCCCCATCGTCGAGGCCGTCGAGGACGACGTGGAGCTGGACATCGAGTACACCGTCGAGGACCATCCGACCACGTCCGCGAGCCTCTCGAACCTGCGCGACGCCCTGGACGGGGAGCTCAAGTACTCCAAGCGCGAGCGTGAGCACAACACGGTCCGGGCCATCGCGGACTACCAGTTCGGCGACGGCGCGGGCGACACCGTGTTCGGCGACTTCCAGACGACGAGTCGCTACCCGAAGATCCAGGTCCGCGACCCGGAGGGGACCCAGCTCGCCACGCAGGTCCCGAACTACGGGACCCTGTCGCTGACGCTCGAAGGTGCGAAGCGCTGGGACGAGTCGGACGTGCCGACGAAGCGCGTCGAGATCGACGGCTTCGTGCCCCACGGGAGCGTCCTCGCGCCCGGCGTTATCGACGCCGACGAGGACATCCGCGTCGGCGACGAGGTCGTCATCGAGGGCCCGAAGGCCTTCGGCATCGGCCGCGCCCAGATGCACGGCGAGGCGATGGTCGAGAGCACGCGCGGCGAGGCGAGTTCGGTCCGCCACGTCGAGGAGACGTAA
- the tgtA gene encoding tRNA guanosine(15) transglycosylase TgtA codes for MREHFELRDADAGGRIGELTVPRAGVTVETPALLPVINPNIITISPKRLEEEFGAEILITNSYIIKTTEDIREQALEDGLHDLLDFDGAIMTDSGSFQLAEYGEIDTTTEEILQFQHDIGSDIGTPVDIPTPPDVSRERAEEELATTQERLEIAESVEVGDMLVNAPVQGSTYPDLREQAGEHAAATDLDVFPVGAVVPLMNDYRYGDMVDVVAGAKRGLDQDCPVHLFGAGHPMMFALAVAMGCDLFDSAAYALYARDGRYLTVRGTEHLADLDYFPCSCPVCTEYTPADLRDLPEREQEEELAAHNLHVTFEEIRRIKQAIRQGNLLELVEERARPHPAMLDGLRAMTDHAAQLEETDPVSKGAFFYLSNESAYRPEVLRHQERLDRLSPADEVLLTTGEHSTAFDESWKVVAPFGPFPKALRNTYPLTAEIPDRLDRDAYEQAARGVARLVDLNPDTDFTLAHDDWPESALELVPASVETLDTTTERLP; via the coding sequence ATGAGAGAGCACTTCGAGCTTCGGGACGCCGACGCGGGCGGCCGCATCGGGGAGTTGACCGTCCCCCGGGCGGGCGTCACCGTCGAGACGCCGGCGCTGTTGCCGGTCATCAACCCGAACATCATCACCATCTCGCCGAAGCGGCTCGAGGAGGAGTTCGGCGCGGAGATCCTCATCACCAACTCCTACATCATCAAGACGACCGAGGACATCCGCGAGCAGGCGCTGGAGGACGGCCTGCACGACCTGCTGGACTTCGACGGTGCCATCATGACCGACTCGGGGAGCTTCCAGCTCGCCGAGTACGGCGAGATCGACACCACGACCGAGGAGATCCTCCAGTTCCAGCACGACATCGGGAGCGACATCGGGACGCCCGTGGACATCCCGACGCCGCCGGATGTCTCCCGCGAGCGGGCCGAAGAGGAACTCGCGACCACGCAGGAGCGCCTCGAGATCGCGGAGTCGGTCGAGGTGGGCGACATGCTCGTCAACGCGCCGGTACAGGGGTCGACCTACCCCGACCTGCGCGAGCAGGCGGGTGAGCACGCCGCCGCGACCGACCTCGACGTGTTCCCGGTCGGCGCGGTCGTCCCCCTGATGAACGACTACCGCTACGGCGACATGGTCGACGTGGTCGCCGGGGCGAAGCGCGGCCTCGACCAGGACTGTCCGGTCCACCTGTTCGGCGCCGGCCACCCGATGATGTTCGCGCTCGCGGTCGCCATGGGCTGTGACCTCTTCGACAGCGCCGCCTACGCGCTGTACGCCCGCGACGGTCGCTACCTCACGGTCCGGGGCACCGAACATCTGGCAGACCTCGACTACTTCCCGTGCTCCTGCCCGGTGTGTACCGAGTACACGCCGGCCGACCTGCGCGACCTGCCCGAGCGCGAGCAGGAGGAGGAACTCGCCGCGCACAACCTGCACGTCACCTTCGAGGAGATCCGCCGCATCAAGCAGGCCATCCGGCAGGGGAACCTGCTCGAACTCGTCGAGGAGCGCGCCCGGCCGCACCCGGCGATGCTCGACGGGCTGCGGGCGATGACCGACCACGCCGCGCAACTGGAGGAGACCGACCCGGTGTCGAAGGGCGCGTTCTTCTACCTCTCGAACGAGAGCGCCTACCGGCCCGAGGTGCTGCGTCACCAGGAGCGCCTGGACCGGCTCTCGCCCGCGGACGAGGTGCTCCTGACGACCGGCGAGCACTCGACGGCCTTCGACGAGTCCTGGAAGGTCGTGGCGCCGTTCGGACCGTTCCCGAAGGCGTTGCGCAACACCTACCCGCTGACCGCGGAGATCCCGGACCGGCTCGACCGCGACGCCTACGAGCAGGCCGCGAGGGGCGTGGCTCGGCTCGTGGACCTGAACCCGGACACCGACTTCACCCTCGCGCACGACGACTGGCCAGAGTCGGCGCTGGAGCTGGTGCCTGCGTCTGTCGAGACGCTCGACACCACGACCGAGCGACTGCCGTAG